Proteins co-encoded in one Corynebacterium tuberculostearicum genomic window:
- a CDS encoding transglycosylase domain-containing protein, with translation MTVIKSLAKIALSTVLVGALIALALAPFAGISGVAIARTNETMQSDLQDLTAGNIPGVTTIKDAKGKNIAYVFSQRRHPVESKKISNAMKDAIVSIEDERFYEHEGVDFQGNFRALWTNLTSGGVSQGASTIDQQYVKNYLLLVSATTDEERAAATEQSVARKLREMRMATKMNEELDKDDILTNYLNLVSFGNHAYGVEAAARTYFGTHASELTVPQAAMLAGMVQSSERLNPYTNAEEVTDRRNLVLQSMADNGHISQQEAGKYKGEKLGVGKKPKTLANGCIGAGDRGFFCDYVLKYLDKKGISEEQLARGGYTIKTTLDPTVQDKALQSVQDHTNPDAQGVAEVMDVIKPGKSDRKVLAMVSSRDYGLELDKNETILPQPYSLVGNGAGSVFKVFTAAAALEAGYGIKNTVDVPTRYEAEGLGHGGADGCPADRYCVENAGSYKATMTLQEALAHSPNTPFIKLTEQVGVAPIVDMAVRLGLRSYDDKGSFDKDTSIAQHTKDANSGSFTLGPDQVNPLELSNVGATLASDGKWCEPNPITQVTDKDSNEVYLKETPCEQAVDKDVARAMTNALSEDAKQGTAKNAAQAAGFSSPIAAKTGTTESNQSSAFLGFNKGISAAPYIYNDGTSTVPLCTGPVRQCAGWGNLYGGLEPAQTFFSMASQLPIATKARLPNYNKKYDNGTTADSTLDGLRGKSEAEARQALESKGYVVKTSRVIGGNVPYGRVVRAITGKDGKKKGAEITLQLSDGSAASQSPSSGVADANSTGAQDSTAGGNADGAASPGRSTGGTGGTDTGGGGFKPEDFGIRQEDIDNFANDVRSLLGR, from the coding sequence GTGACTGTCATCAAATCTCTGGCCAAGATAGCCCTGTCTACGGTCTTGGTAGGCGCGCTCATCGCCCTAGCCCTTGCCCCCTTTGCGGGCATTTCTGGCGTGGCGATTGCCCGCACCAATGAAACCATGCAATCTGACCTGCAAGATCTGACTGCCGGCAATATCCCTGGCGTAACCACGATCAAGGATGCCAAGGGCAAAAATATAGCCTACGTCTTCAGCCAGCGCCGCCATCCGGTGGAGAGCAAGAAGATTTCGAATGCCATGAAAGACGCTATCGTCTCCATTGAGGATGAGCGCTTCTACGAGCACGAGGGCGTGGACTTCCAAGGCAATTTCCGTGCCCTGTGGACCAACCTAACCTCCGGCGGCGTCTCCCAAGGCGCTTCGACCATCGATCAGCAATACGTTAAAAACTACCTGCTGCTGGTTTCTGCCACCACGGATGAAGAGCGTGCCGCAGCCACCGAGCAATCCGTTGCCCGCAAACTGCGCGAGATGCGCATGGCTACCAAGATGAATGAGGAATTGGACAAAGATGACATCCTCACCAACTATCTCAACTTGGTCTCCTTTGGCAACCATGCCTACGGCGTCGAAGCGGCAGCTCGGACCTATTTTGGTACCCACGCCTCCGAACTGACGGTGCCGCAAGCAGCGATGCTCGCCGGCATGGTCCAGTCCTCCGAGCGCCTCAACCCCTATACCAACGCCGAGGAAGTAACCGACCGGCGCAACCTGGTCCTGCAATCCATGGCGGATAACGGCCATATCAGCCAGCAGGAAGCGGGTAAGTATAAGGGGGAGAAGCTGGGCGTCGGCAAGAAGCCTAAAACACTGGCCAATGGCTGCATCGGCGCAGGCGACCGCGGTTTCTTCTGCGATTATGTGCTCAAGTACCTAGATAAAAAGGGTATTAGCGAGGAACAGCTGGCCCGCGGCGGTTACACCATCAAGACTACTTTGGACCCGACCGTGCAGGATAAGGCCCTCCAGTCGGTGCAAGATCACACTAATCCGGACGCCCAAGGCGTGGCCGAGGTCATGGATGTCATCAAGCCCGGTAAATCGGACCGCAAGGTCCTAGCCATGGTCTCCTCCCGCGACTACGGCCTCGAGCTGGATAAAAATGAGACCATCCTGCCGCAGCCCTACTCCTTGGTGGGCAATGGCGCAGGGTCCGTCTTCAAGGTCTTTACGGCCGCGGCCGCGCTCGAGGCGGGCTACGGCATAAAAAATACCGTGGACGTACCCACCCGTTACGAGGCGGAAGGGCTCGGACATGGCGGTGCCGACGGCTGTCCGGCGGACCGCTACTGCGTGGAAAACGCCGGCTCCTATAAGGCCACAATGACCCTGCAGGAAGCGCTAGCGCACTCCCCGAATACTCCCTTTATCAAGCTCACCGAGCAGGTAGGCGTGGCTCCCATCGTCGATATGGCCGTGCGCTTAGGCCTGCGCTCCTACGATGACAAGGGCAGCTTTGATAAGGACACTTCCATTGCCCAGCACACCAAGGACGCTAACTCCGGCTCCTTTACCCTCGGCCCGGATCAGGTCAACCCGCTGGAGCTTTCCAATGTTGGTGCCACGCTAGCCTCCGATGGCAAATGGTGCGAGCCCAACCCCATCACCCAGGTCACGGACAAGGACAGCAACGAGGTCTACCTCAAGGAAACCCCGTGCGAGCAGGCGGTGGATAAGGACGTCGCCCGCGCGATGACCAATGCACTGTCCGAGGACGCCAAGCAGGGCACTGCCAAAAATGCCGCCCAGGCAGCCGGCTTTTCCAGCCCTATCGCGGCCAAGACCGGTACTACCGAGTCCAACCAGTCCTCTGCATTCTTGGGATTCAACAAGGGCATTTCCGCCGCGCCTTATATTTATAATGACGGCACCTCCACCGTCCCGCTATGTACCGGTCCGGTGCGCCAGTGCGCGGGCTGGGGCAACCTCTATGGTGGTTTGGAACCGGCGCAGACATTTTTCAGCATGGCTTCGCAGCTGCCGATAGCTACCAAGGCCAGACTGCCAAATTACAATAAGAAGTACGATAACGGCACTACGGCCGATAGCACGCTCGACGGCCTGCGCGGCAAATCCGAGGCGGAAGCCCGCCAGGCATTGGAGTCGAAGGGCTACGTGGTCAAGACTTCCCGCGTCATCGGCGGCAACGTTCCCTATGGCCGTGTGGTGCGCGCCATTACCGGCAAGGACGGGAAGAAGAAGGGCGCGGAAATCACGCTGCAGCTTTCCGACGGCTCCGCGGCCTCCCAGTCCCCCTCCTCCGGCGTGGCCGATGCTAATTCCACCGGCGCACAAGATAGCACCGCCGGCGGAAATGCCGACGGTGCTGCTAGCCCGGGCCGCTCAACTGGCGGCACGGGTGGTACGGACACGGGCGGTGGCGGATTCAAGCCGGAAGACTTTGGTATCCGCCAAGAAGACATCGACAACTTTGCCAATGATGTCCGCAGCCTGCTCGGCCGCTAG
- a CDS encoding GatB/YqeY domain-containing protein — protein sequence MSELKQTIRADLKTAMKAKEKQRTSAIRALLAAIQAEETNGSRHELEDADILKVIAREIKKRRESAEVYEENGRPELAEAELADVPFFETYQPRQLDEAELKALVEESIAEVEAENGEAPTMKQMGAVMKVANAKAAGQADGKRLSAEVKEQLS from the coding sequence ATGAGCGAGCTAAAGCAAACCATTCGTGCAGATCTGAAAACCGCAATGAAGGCGAAGGAGAAGCAGCGTACCAGCGCTATCCGTGCCTTGCTGGCGGCCATCCAGGCCGAAGAGACCAATGGTTCCCGGCATGAGCTGGAAGACGCAGACATCTTGAAGGTAATTGCGCGCGAGATTAAAAAGCGCCGCGAGTCCGCCGAGGTTTATGAGGAAAACGGCCGTCCCGAGCTGGCAGAAGCAGAGCTTGCTGACGTCCCCTTTTTCGAGACCTACCAGCCCCGCCAGCTGGATGAGGCTGAGCTTAAGGCCTTGGTAGAAGAATCCATTGCCGAGGTCGAGGCTGAAAACGGCGAAGCACCCACCATGAAGCAGATGGGTGCAGTAATGAAGGTGGCCAATGCCAAGGCTGCCGGCCAGGCGGACGGCAAGCGCCTGTCCGCAGAGGTCAAGGAGCAGCTCAGCTAG
- a CDS encoding metallophosphoesterase, giving the protein MKLLRILGGLTTAGLGAAAWGYSELTKFELKEYTLPLLPKGTLRGKPEFRLLHLSDLHMIPGQETKIAWVSALDALEPDLVVNTGDNLSDQQAVPDTLRALGPLLARPGLFVFGTNDYWAPQPVNPFKYLLGKKREPSYVDLPWRGMRAAFMEHGWRDANQARHEFKVGNVRLAAAGVDDPHHDLDDYSEIAGPPNEDADLSLALLHTPEPRVLEKFADDGYQLSLSGHTHGGQICLPGSRALVTNCGIDRERVQGLHDFGPMKMHVSNGLGTSKFAPARIFCRPSATLLKITEVD; this is encoded by the coding sequence GTGAAACTTCTACGTATTCTTGGCGGCCTCACCACTGCCGGCCTGGGCGCCGCAGCATGGGGCTATAGCGAACTGACCAAATTCGAGCTCAAGGAATATACGCTTCCCCTCCTGCCTAAGGGCACGCTGCGCGGCAAGCCGGAATTTCGGCTGCTACACCTGTCCGACCTGCACATGATCCCAGGACAGGAAACCAAGATCGCCTGGGTATCGGCCCTCGATGCCTTGGAGCCGGACCTCGTGGTCAACACCGGCGATAATCTCTCCGACCAGCAGGCCGTTCCCGATACGCTGCGCGCGCTCGGCCCGCTACTGGCCCGGCCCGGCCTCTTTGTTTTTGGCACCAATGACTACTGGGCGCCGCAGCCGGTCAATCCCTTCAAGTACCTGCTAGGGAAAAAGCGCGAACCTTCCTACGTGGATTTGCCATGGCGAGGTATGCGCGCCGCCTTTATGGAGCACGGCTGGCGCGATGCCAACCAGGCGCGACACGAGTTCAAGGTGGGAAACGTGCGCCTTGCCGCCGCCGGCGTGGACGACCCGCACCACGATCTAGATGACTATTCCGAAATCGCAGGCCCGCCCAACGAGGACGCGGATCTGTCGCTGGCCCTCCTCCACACCCCCGAGCCCCGCGTGCTGGAGAAGTTCGCGGACGACGGCTACCAACTCTCGCTGTCTGGCCACACCCACGGCGGCCAAATCTGCCTGCCCGGTTCCCGCGCGCTGGTGACCAATTGCGGCATTGACCGCGAGCGCGTGCAGGGCCTTCATGACTTTGGTCCGATGAAGATGCACGTCTCCAACGGCTTGGGCACCTCCAAATTTGCCCCCGCGCGCATCTTCTGCCGGCCTTCCGCCACACTGCTAAAAATCACCGAGGTGGACTAA
- a CDS encoding CitMHS family transporter, producing the protein MQTPLGLTVMGLIIIFVTVGILIRGRVNPIIPMTLVPVVGALICGFGLGEISDFFSEGLTSVINVVVMFIFAIIFFGILQDVGLFTPVIRALIKATRGKVMAVTLGTAAIGIVAHLDGSGSTTFLITIPALLPLYRALHMSRYILITIVAMAASVMNMVPWGGPLGRAGAVVTQEPNAIWVQLLPIQGVAIVLVFLLAALLGWKEQRRLAGLRESGELTGGTAVDVDALADDFSAAQVREQQKLGYHFRAGRWVTVVNVVVALAVLAALLSGVVPPAPAFLIATTITLAINFSGSMEQGEALRRHAPNALAMAGVILAAAMFLGVLNETKMLEEIALTLVNVLPEGVAPHLHVIVGFFGVPLDLLTSTDAYYFSVLPIVQGTVESFGVSGMGAACALIIGNVVGTFVSPFSPALWLALGLAEGQMGKYLKLAFPIAWIFSAILVAVALFTGMLA; encoded by the coding sequence ATGCAGACCCCGCTCGGGCTTACGGTCATGGGCCTCATCATCATCTTTGTGACGGTGGGAATCCTGATCCGTGGCCGCGTCAATCCCATCATCCCTATGACGCTGGTGCCCGTTGTTGGTGCCTTAATTTGCGGATTTGGTCTAGGTGAAATCTCTGACTTTTTCAGCGAAGGATTAACCTCCGTCATCAACGTCGTGGTGATGTTCATCTTTGCCATCATCTTCTTTGGCATATTGCAGGATGTTGGCCTTTTTACCCCGGTTATTCGGGCACTCATCAAGGCGACTCGGGGCAAAGTCATGGCCGTAACCTTGGGCACGGCGGCGATCGGCATTGTGGCACACCTTGACGGATCGGGCTCTACCACCTTCCTGATTACTATCCCCGCCTTGCTGCCTTTGTACCGTGCGCTTCACATGTCGCGTTATATTCTTATCACCATTGTGGCTATGGCTGCCTCAGTGATGAATATGGTTCCCTGGGGTGGTCCGCTCGGCCGCGCCGGGGCGGTGGTTACGCAGGAACCTAACGCCATCTGGGTGCAGCTATTGCCGATTCAAGGCGTAGCGATTGTGCTGGTGTTCCTCTTGGCCGCGCTTTTGGGGTGGAAGGAACAGCGCCGCCTAGCCGGCTTGCGCGAAAGCGGCGAGCTAACGGGCGGCACCGCAGTAGATGTTGACGCTTTGGCCGATGATTTCTCCGCGGCACAAGTGCGTGAACAACAAAAACTGGGGTACCACTTCCGCGCAGGTCGCTGGGTGACCGTGGTTAATGTTGTAGTTGCCTTAGCGGTGCTAGCCGCCCTGCTGTCGGGTGTTGTCCCGCCCGCGCCGGCTTTCCTTATTGCTACGACTATTACGTTGGCCATTAACTTCAGCGGATCGATGGAACAGGGCGAGGCACTGCGGCGTCATGCGCCTAATGCACTAGCTATGGCCGGCGTTATTCTTGCAGCCGCAATGTTCTTGGGCGTCCTCAATGAAACCAAAATGCTTGAGGAAATCGCCCTGACACTAGTGAATGTTCTGCCAGAGGGCGTTGCCCCGCACCTGCACGTGATTGTGGGCTTCTTCGGTGTGCCGCTTGATCTTTTGACCTCGACGGATGCGTATTACTTCTCGGTTCTTCCTATTGTTCAGGGAACCGTTGAAAGCTTTGGGGTCAGCGGCATGGGGGCGGCCTGCGCGCTCATTATTGGCAACGTGGTGGGTACCTTCGTCTCGCCCTTCTCGCCGGCATTATGGCTGGCGTTGGGGCTGGCAGAGGGGCAGATGGGCAAGTACCTCAAACTGGCTTTCCCGATTGCGTGGATTTTCTCCGCCATCTTGGTCGCCGTAGCGCTCTTCACTGGGATGCTGGCTTAG
- a CDS encoding catalase yields the protein MSEFTADDILNKGQRPAGKGNTTRPSGQPVPSENTSVTAGQQGPVALNDIHLIEKLAHFNRERVPERTPHAKGHGAFGELHITEDVSAYTKAKVFQKGTVTPMMGRFSTVAGEQGSPDTWRDVHGFALRFYTEDGNLDIVGNNTPVFFVRDGLKFPDFIHSQKRLGTNGLRDADMQWDFWTRNPESAHQVTYLMGDRGTPKSTRHQNGYGSHTFQWVNEQGEAFWVKYHFKTRQGVENFTDEEATTTAGQNPDCHREDLYNAIEEGNYPVWDVKVQIMPLDEAENYRFNPFDLTKVWSKKDYPLHDVGYFVLNRNPRNFFAQIEQVALDPSNIVPGVGLSPDKMLQARVFAYADQQRYRIGPNYKHLPVNQPQNVDQVNTYEHEGPMQYLFNAPEDPVYSPNRYEKGTGVLDDAAVNDRSQLETTTAAELYINPNSHGSDLVRAPYVRHAEDDDFVQARDLYENVYDDAAKERLVTNITNAMAGVSEETEERVYQYWTNVHPALGQRVREVYTEKK from the coding sequence ATGAGTGAATTTACCGCTGATGACATCCTGAACAAGGGCCAGCGCCCCGCTGGCAAGGGAAATACCACCCGCCCGTCCGGCCAGCCGGTGCCGTCCGAGAACACCTCGGTAACCGCTGGCCAGCAGGGGCCAGTGGCGCTCAATGACATCCACCTTATTGAAAAGCTCGCGCATTTCAACCGTGAGCGCGTGCCAGAGCGCACCCCGCACGCTAAGGGTCACGGCGCCTTTGGTGAGCTGCACATCACTGAAGACGTTTCTGCATATACCAAGGCTAAGGTCTTCCAAAAGGGCACCGTTACCCCGATGATGGGCCGTTTTTCTACCGTCGCCGGCGAGCAGGGCTCTCCGGACACTTGGCGCGATGTGCACGGCTTTGCTCTGCGCTTTTATACCGAAGATGGCAATCTCGACATCGTGGGCAATAACACCCCGGTCTTCTTTGTCCGCGATGGTCTGAAGTTCCCAGACTTCATTCACTCCCAGAAGCGCTTGGGCACCAATGGCCTGCGCGATGCCGATATGCAGTGGGATTTCTGGACTCGTAACCCGGAATCCGCCCACCAGGTCACCTACCTCATGGGCGATCGCGGTACCCCGAAGTCCACCCGCCACCAGAATGGCTATGGGTCCCACACCTTCCAGTGGGTTAATGAACAGGGCGAGGCCTTCTGGGTGAAGTACCACTTCAAGACCCGCCAGGGCGTAGAGAACTTCACCGATGAAGAGGCCACCACCACCGCTGGCCAGAACCCGGATTGCCACCGCGAGGATCTTTATAACGCCATCGAGGAGGGCAACTACCCGGTCTGGGACGTGAAGGTGCAGATCATGCCGCTGGATGAGGCGGAGAATTACCGCTTTAACCCCTTCGACCTGACCAAGGTCTGGTCCAAGAAGGACTACCCGCTGCATGATGTGGGATACTTCGTCCTCAACCGCAATCCACGCAACTTCTTTGCCCAGATTGAGCAGGTGGCGCTCGATCCTTCCAATATTGTGCCGGGCGTTGGCCTATCCCCAGACAAGATGCTGCAGGCTCGCGTCTTTGCTTATGCTGACCAGCAGCGCTACCGCATCGGACCGAACTATAAGCACCTGCCGGTCAACCAGCCGCAGAACGTGGACCAGGTCAATACTTATGAGCATGAGGGCCCGATGCAGTACCTCTTCAACGCTCCGGAGGATCCGGTCTATTCGCCCAACCGCTATGAGAAGGGCACGGGCGTGCTTGACGACGCCGCCGTAAACGACCGGTCCCAGCTGGAGACCACCACCGCCGCGGAGTTGTACATCAACCCGAACTCCCACGGAAGCGACTTGGTACGTGCACCGTATGTTCGCCACGCCGAGGACGATGACTTTGTCCAGGCTCGCGACCTGTACGAGAACGTCTACGATGATGCCGCCAAGGAGCGCTTGGTCACCAATATCACCAACGCGATGGCCGGCGTATCCGAGGAGACCGAGGAGCGCGTGTACCAGTACTGGACCAACGTTCATCCCGCCCTTGGCCAGCGCGTACGCGAGGTCTACACCGAAAAGAAGTAG
- a CDS encoding RNA polymerase sigma factor, translating into MTHHSAADDARVTDLALRAGRGDRAALTEFIKATQDDVWRLLAHLGGPEGADDLTQETYLRVISALPRFAARSSARTWLLSLARRVWVDNIRHDMARPRKSATEYEDAMDAAPEDSAAWSDWIDARTLIDALPADRREALILTQVLGYTYEEAAKIAGVRVGTIRSRVARARKDLIAGTS; encoded by the coding sequence GTGACCCACCACTCCGCAGCAGACGACGCCCGCGTCACCGATCTAGCCCTGAGGGCCGGGCGCGGCGACCGCGCGGCGCTGACGGAGTTTATCAAGGCCACCCAGGATGATGTGTGGCGTTTGCTGGCTCATTTGGGCGGTCCGGAAGGCGCCGATGATCTCACCCAGGAGACCTATCTCCGCGTCATTAGCGCCCTGCCCCGCTTCGCGGCTCGCTCCTCGGCGCGCACGTGGTTGCTGTCCCTAGCCCGGCGCGTGTGGGTGGATAATATTCGCCACGATATGGCGCGGCCGCGCAAATCCGCGACGGAGTATGAGGACGCGATGGACGCGGCACCGGAAGACTCTGCGGCGTGGAGCGACTGGATCGACGCCCGTACGCTTATCGATGCCCTCCCGGCCGACCGCCGCGAAGCGCTAATCCTTACCCAAGTGCTGGGCTATACCTATGAAGAGGCGGCCAAGATCGCCGGCGTACGAGTAGGAACGATTCGCTCCCGCGTGGCCCGCGCCCGCAAGGATCTCATCGCGGGGACAAGTTAG
- a CDS encoding YkvI family membrane protein: protein MLKRAIGISMAFIGVVVGAGFASGQEAMQFFVAFGKWGLWGIALAAGLMMITGVSILQLGSYFQAEEHTAVYDKVASPFTAKILDWSTLVTLFSIGFVMFAGGGSNINQQFPSVPVWVGATAMLILVLLVGLMDVDRVTAVIGTITPFIIIFVVTATGYTILNADVDFSSLNDWAVANVDTSLPNWWLSALNYTGLNVMTAVSMSIVIGGNFLDNRAVGIGGLIGGLLYLILLALLVFALFFEAETVNGEDLPVLALITDIHPVLGALMTFIIYGMVFNTAIGMFYALGKRLTRNNPKRFYPVYAVCCIVGFILSFVGFQTLVSNVYPILGYLGLLMIVVMVFNRIKNGSKLSDESDRRMRAHELVSRRLDPRKRFTKKNERELRKLAAASNMETTEFVTNIAEEIHEELENDDDIEYDREDPEPSVTYVQHTKPEVPSVDSDLDFGKKDSAAGSAKGTGNGTGTAKPVSED, encoded by the coding sequence ATGTTAAAACGCGCAATCGGAATTTCCATGGCGTTTATCGGCGTCGTCGTGGGCGCAGGCTTTGCCTCTGGCCAAGAAGCTATGCAGTTCTTCGTAGCCTTTGGCAAGTGGGGTCTGTGGGGCATCGCCCTAGCCGCTGGCTTGATGATGATCACCGGCGTGTCCATCCTGCAGCTCGGCTCGTATTTCCAGGCCGAGGAGCATACCGCTGTCTACGACAAGGTCGCGTCACCATTTACCGCCAAGATTTTGGACTGGTCAACGCTAGTTACTTTGTTTTCCATCGGCTTCGTCATGTTTGCCGGCGGCGGCTCTAATATCAATCAGCAGTTCCCCTCCGTTCCGGTATGGGTGGGCGCTACCGCGATGCTGATTTTGGTGCTGCTCGTTGGCCTCATGGACGTCGACCGCGTAACAGCGGTGATCGGTACCATCACGCCATTCATCATTATCTTTGTGGTCACTGCCACCGGCTACACCATTCTCAACGCAGATGTTGATTTTTCTTCCCTCAATGACTGGGCAGTAGCTAACGTCGATACCTCGCTGCCCAACTGGTGGCTGTCCGCGTTAAACTACACCGGCCTGAACGTTATGACGGCTGTGTCCATGTCCATCGTCATTGGCGGTAACTTCCTGGATAACCGCGCAGTCGGCATCGGTGGCCTCATTGGTGGCCTCCTTTACCTGATCCTGTTGGCCCTGCTGGTCTTTGCCCTCTTCTTCGAAGCTGAGACCGTCAACGGCGAGGATCTGCCGGTGCTGGCATTAATAACCGATATTCACCCAGTACTCGGCGCGCTCATGACCTTCATCATCTACGGCATGGTCTTCAATACCGCTATCGGTATGTTCTACGCCTTGGGTAAGCGCTTGACCCGCAACAATCCTAAGCGCTTCTACCCTGTCTACGCTGTTTGCTGCATCGTCGGCTTCATCCTGTCCTTCGTGGGATTCCAGACGCTGGTAAGCAATGTTTACCCAATCCTGGGTTACCTGGGTCTGCTGATGATAGTTGTGATGGTCTTCAACCGCATCAAGAACGGCAGCAAGCTCTCGGATGAGTCCGACCGTCGCATGCGCGCACACGAACTGGTCTCTCGCCGGCTGGATCCGCGCAAGCGCTTCACCAAGAAGAATGAGCGTGAGCTGCGCAAGCTGGCTGCGGCGTCCAATATGGAAACCACCGAGTTCGTCACCAATATCGCAGAAGAGATCCACGAGGAGCTCGAAAACGACGACGATATTGAGTACGACCGCGAGGATCCAGAACCGTCCGTGACCTACGTGCAGCACACCAAGCCGGAGGTCCCTTCCGTGGATAGCGACCTCGACTTTGGCAAGAAGGATTCCGCAGCTGGTAGCGCCAAGGGTACTGGTAACGGCACCGGAACTGCTAAGCCGGTCTCTGAGGACTAG
- a CDS encoding aspartate-semialdehyde dehydrogenase, whose translation MTTVAVVGATGQVGRVMRSILEERNFPADKVRFFASSRSAGTELEFRGEKVTVEDLAEVTEQSVADVDIALFSAGGSTSKQWAPVFAAAGATVVDNSSAYRKDPEVPLVVSEVNPEAAKNTPKGIIANPNCTTMAAMPVLKVLHDAAGLNKLHVSSYQAVSGSGLAGVQTLAAQVYSVGEHNVGLVHDGSALNEEDFGPYVAPIAYNALPLAGNLVDDGSLETDEEQKLRNESRKILDIPELKVAGTCVRIPVFTGHTLTIHAEFDKPITPEQANDLLGGAPGVTLADVPTPLAATGIDDSLVGRIRQDQTVDDNKGLVLVVAGDNLRKGAALNTIQIAELLV comes from the coding sequence ATGACCACTGTTGCAGTCGTAGGCGCTACCGGCCAGGTCGGCCGCGTTATGCGCTCCATTTTGGAAGAACGCAATTTCCCGGCGGATAAGGTGCGCTTTTTCGCCTCCTCCCGTTCCGCCGGCACCGAGCTGGAATTCCGCGGCGAGAAGGTAACCGTAGAGGACCTCGCCGAGGTCACCGAACAGTCCGTTGCTGATGTTGATATCGCGCTATTTTCTGCCGGCGGTTCCACTTCAAAGCAGTGGGCCCCAGTATTTGCCGCCGCAGGTGCGACCGTGGTGGATAACTCTTCGGCCTACCGTAAGGACCCTGAGGTTCCCCTCGTTGTCTCCGAGGTAAACCCCGAGGCAGCCAAGAACACCCCGAAGGGCATCATTGCGAACCCGAACTGCACCACCATGGCCGCCATGCCGGTGCTCAAGGTCCTTCACGATGCCGCTGGCCTGAATAAGCTGCACGTGTCTTCCTACCAGGCGGTCTCCGGCTCCGGTCTGGCTGGTGTGCAGACTTTGGCCGCACAGGTTTATTCCGTAGGCGAGCATAACGTCGGCTTGGTCCACGATGGCTCCGCGCTCAATGAAGAGGACTTCGGCCCGTACGTCGCTCCCATCGCTTATAACGCGCTGCCGCTGGCCGGTAACCTTGTTGATGATGGCTCCTTGGAGACCGATGAGGAACAAAAGCTGCGCAATGAGTCCCGCAAGATCCTGGACATTCCGGAGCTTAAGGTTGCGGGTACCTGCGTGCGCATTCCGGTCTTTACCGGCCACACCCTGACCATCCATGCAGAATTTGATAAGCCGATCACCCCTGAGCAGGCGAACGATCTGCTGGGCGGCGCCCCGGGCGTCACGCTTGCCGACGTCCCCACTCCGCTCGCCGCCACCGGCATCGACGATTCCTTGGTGGGCCGCATCCGCCAAGACCAGACGGTGGATGACAATAAGGGCCTCGTGCTCGTCGTTGCCGGCGATAACCTGCGCAAGGGTGCAGCGCTGAACACTATCCAGATCGCGGAGCTGCTCGTCTAA